GGGTGCATTAGTGGTGAAAAAATGCTGTTTAACAAAGGATTTTGTTTTCTACCGAAGTCCTGTGCACCCTGCTACGCTGCTACCTAAAGGTAGACCCGCCGctgcttctgagaaattgcacgaCTCTGAATATGTGTAATTGACCATGGACTTGATTTCTAATTATTTTTTGTGATGCTTGATCAGTAGATCACTTGTGCGCTATGTAAATATGTATGTGTAGTATTGTTGTTCTTGTGGTCACtatatgtgctatgcatagtgatCATGGCACATTCCATTTATCTAGTTTATGTTTTGTGCATAGTAGCTTAATTATCCTACTTCTATTTTCTAATATGTGGACTTCTTATATGTGAGGTGCATAAGTGTGTGCGGTGCACATGTTGCTGGGCTGGCTGTGTGACGGGATCACCGTGGTCGCGGTGATGATGCTATGTCGGCTTTGTCTACAATTCTCTCAGGTGATTTCTTGGGTCCACCTTCAATGTTGTTTCAGTCATCGAGTAGATGGCTTGTGTTCGGGCATCAAGCCGTTGAACTTTTAGGATTTTTTTGGGTGCTTTTATGGTACTGGAATATGCTGTTGCAGATGTAGCTTATCTTCTCAACACTTAATATACTAGTTGACTTGGATTGTATCTTGACATGTGTGTTGTACCAGGATCGTAGTTTTGCCGTCTTTCAAAGATCGAACCGGTGTTAGAGGGATCATAGTCTTGCGGTATTTCAAAGATCGAACCGGTATATTCTTCCAATTTGATCATTGAACTGAATTCGTTCAAACTTCCAATAGTTATTCTAAGCAGAACCAAGATCAAGCTTCTAATATTTCGATGCCCCACAGGCCCACATGTTATTTCCTTGTGCAGAAGTGTACAAACACAGACACAATCAAACTAGCCTTCACCTTGACACTCCACGGGATTCCGTACCTTCCACTCCTCACAAGCCCTCTCACGAATGGCCAGAAGCACAACACCATCCAGACACAACACGCGAACTCCCCAATTCCTGGACCACTGGGAGCTCCCCTCGCTGTCCCGACCACCACACGCCATGCCCCAACAGCTATTGCAACAATGTTCAAGATTGAGAGTGTGGTCACTGGGACGAAGACGGGCGACGAGTCGAAGGTGAAAAGCCCCTGATCAGTGTCGTCGGGGCTCGCGCCGCCATCGGATGTGCTGCTTTCCTTGCGCGTGACCTCGAACACGGTCTCAGAGAGTCCCATAGTCTTGAGGAGCACAGTGAGGAACGCTAGGATCCATGCAGAGGCCGAGGTGATGCGTTGCATCCTGTGGTTGTTCCACCAGGTACGAGCTGAGAGCCCGCATTCCTTGTACTCCATCAAGTTGTAGATGTTGTAGGTCAAGAACAGAGCAAGTGGGATGCGGAAACCTTCATCGGATGCctgtaaaaattcagaagaactatACATCAAAGTAGGAATGAAACGAGAATATAGGATGCCTTTTCTTTTGCACATTAGCCAATTGATCATTGTCTAACACTTTACCATTCTTTCGGTTAGTTACGGAAGAAACTAATCATATTGGACAAGAGTTATGTATTCGTTATGAACAATGAGGAGGATAGGTCATGGCAAGTGTAAGTACCTTAGGCAAGAAAGACTGGTTTGTAAGGAGGCAGAATGGTCCCATTAGCGCGTAGCACAGCTCGAAAGGCGCCCTCACGGGCCACACATATATGAACATGTAGGCAAGGCATTGCCGGAGCTGGAGGCGCCCGAAGATGGAGCGGAGGATTGGGCTGTTCCAGCTGATGAGTATCTCGAGAAGCCCTGTTGCCCATCTCTTGTACTGGGTCAGGCTTGCTGGTCCGCCGGTCGGAGCACATCCCATGAATGCAGGTGGGTTGGTGTCCATCAACGCGGATCTCCATCCTGTGGCATGGATCCGCTGCCCAGTCAGTATGTCTTCTGTCATTGATCCGTAAACCCAGCCAATCTGCAGAAATACGTCCAACGAAATGCAATTAGAGAGACTGCAAGAAATGAGTGGTTGTACTGTAGTAAAACCTGCAAAATTCCGGCAATGGCAAGTATACCTCCTTGCCCCAACATGTGCCAGCCTCATAGTTGCAGGCGCCCACTTGTTTTGCCACTTGGACGCGGCTCGATATATCTAGCGATAGCACGTCTCCTTGTGAGATGAGGTTCCTAGATGATTCTATCAGTTCCTTTGAGCTCCCAAACTTGATTTGCAGCTCCTTGTAAGAAGGTGAACCTGGGAAGATGATTAAGAACAGGCATTTGATGCATGTGACTTGTGAGGACCCGAGTTGACCTGAAATGTGGTGATCAAATGATAGAATTTAGTACCGATGAATACGTCTTTTGTGTGCCCAATTTTTACCTGTTCTCTCGTGTTTGACGGTATCTGGTGGCGGCACGCCGTAAACGA
This region of Lolium perenne isolate Kyuss_39 chromosome 2, Kyuss_2.0, whole genome shotgun sequence genomic DNA includes:
- the LOC127334844 gene encoding cellulose synthase-like protein H1, producing MASTKRLQERVLLPRTAWILAEFVILFLLLALLARRAASLGEDRGAAPTWLAALALVCEEWFAFVWALGMNCKWSPVRFDTRPDNLLPGELPALDMFVTTADPALEPPVITVNTVLSLLALDYPDVGKLACYISDDGCSPVTCYALRQAAEFAALWVPFCKRHGVGVRAPFMYFSSAPPEAGTGAGTAGREFLESWAFMKSEYEKLVTRIENADEGSILRDAEFADFIDAERRNHPTIIKVLWDNTKSRRTGQGFPHLVYVSREKSPKHHHNFKAGAMNVLTRVSGVMTNAPIMLNVDCDMFANNPQVALHAMCLLLGFDDETESGFVQAPQKFYGALKDDPFGNQLEVAFKKLGYGVAGIQGFFYAGTGCFHRRKVVYGVPPPDTVKHERTGSPSYKELQIKFGSSKELIESSRNLISQGDVLSLDISSRVQVAKQVGACNYEAGTCWGKEIGWVYGSMTEDILTGQRIHATGWRSALMDTNPPAFMGCAPTGGPASLTQYKRWATGLLEILISWNSPILRSIFGRLQLRQCLAYMFIYVWPVRAPFELCYALMGPFCLLTNQSFLPKASDEGFRIPLALFLTYNIYNLMEYKECGLSARTWWNNHRMQRITSASAWILAFLTVLLKTMGLSETVFEVTRKESSTSDGGASPDDTDQGLFTFDSSPVFVPVTTLSILNIVAIAVGAWRVVVGTARGAPSGPGIGEFACCVWMVLCFWPFVRGLVRSGRYGIPWSVKVKASLIVSVFVHFCTRK